In Rhodanobacteraceae bacterium, a single genomic region encodes these proteins:
- the aceK gene encoding bifunctional isocitrate dehydrogenase kinase/phosphatase, which yields MSTPLPARTLSDADLADACATDLRDAFADYNARFRSITQRAKRRFERREWTAARLDAIERIELYDVCVAETSRRLESELGGRVGDRGLWSLVRNRCAALIAPLVDQELNKTFFNTLTRRFFKTRGVDAAIEFVALDIEPTDRLTHPVPRLTYSATISPAELGQRVLAGFRFEVPYADLAGCGARIAEAIAAQLPRWEGEPKLRAVEMLQTVFYRERRAYLVGRVFGEREFAPLVIALVHEDGGLRADAVMVQRDDVSALFGITRSYFQADLETVGDAVVFLRTLLPKKPVNEIYTVLGRAKQGKTERYRHFYRHFEATDELLTLADGEKGLVMAVFNLPSYPLVFKIIRDRFAPSKLMTRQDVVDKYQLVFKHDRAGRLIDAQEFRFLRFPRARFAPEVLEDLFDTCRSSVIEDGDDLIITHMYVERRLRPLNLFLKESPPELVERAVLDYGLAIKELAASNIFPGDLLLKNFGVTRHGRAIFYDYDELCLVTECQFRELPTPRDEDEEMHHGAWYYVGDDDVFPEQFTEFLGLPRRLREALIARHGEIFTVPWWHATQAKLNAGQFFDIPPYRDEVRLR from the coding sequence ATGTCCACTCCACTTCCAGCGCGCACGCTTTCGGACGCCGATCTCGCCGATGCCTGTGCCACCGATTTGCGCGATGCCTTCGCCGACTACAACGCCCGCTTCCGTTCGATCACGCAGCGCGCCAAGCGGCGCTTCGAGCGGCGCGAATGGACCGCGGCGCGGCTCGACGCGATCGAGCGCATCGAGCTGTACGACGTCTGCGTGGCGGAAACCTCGCGACGACTGGAGTCGGAGCTTGGCGGGCGTGTCGGCGACCGCGGCCTGTGGTCGCTGGTGCGCAACCGCTGCGCCGCGCTGATCGCACCGCTGGTCGACCAGGAACTCAACAAGACCTTCTTCAACACGCTGACGCGGCGCTTCTTCAAGACCCGCGGCGTGGACGCGGCGATCGAGTTCGTCGCGCTCGACATCGAGCCCACCGACCGCCTGACCCATCCGGTGCCGCGCCTGACCTACAGCGCCACGATCTCTCCGGCGGAACTCGGCCAGCGGGTGCTCGCGGGCTTCCGCTTTGAGGTGCCCTATGCCGATCTCGCTGGCTGCGGGGCGCGCATCGCCGAGGCGATCGCGGCGCAGTTGCCACGCTGGGAAGGCGAGCCGAAGCTGCGCGCGGTGGAGATGCTGCAGACCGTGTTCTACCGCGAGCGCCGGGCCTACCTGGTCGGCCGGGTGTTTGGCGAGCGCGAGTTCGCGCCGCTGGTGATTGCGCTGGTGCACGAGGACGGCGGCCTGCGCGCCGACGCGGTGATGGTGCAACGCGACGATGTCTCGGCGCTGTTCGGCATCACCCGCAGCTATTTCCAGGCGGACCTGGAAACCGTGGGCGATGCCGTGGTGTTCCTGCGCACCCTGCTGCCGAAGAAGCCGGTCAACGAGATCTACACCGTGCTCGGCCGCGCCAAGCAGGGCAAGACCGAGCGCTACCGCCACTTCTATCGCCATTTCGAGGCCACGGACGAATTACTGACCCTGGCGGATGGCGAGAAGGGCCTGGTGATGGCGGTGTTCAACCTGCCGAGCTACCCGCTGGTGTTCAAGATCATCCGCGACCGCTTTGCGCCGTCCAAGCTGATGACGCGCCAGGATGTGGTCGACAAGTACCAACTGGTGTTCAAGCACGACCGCGCCGGACGCCTGATCGATGCGCAGGAGTTCCGCTTCCTGCGCTTCCCGCGCGCACGCTTCGCGCCCGAGGTGCTGGAAGACCTGTTCGACACCTGTCGCTCCAGCGTGATCGAGGACGGCGACGACCTGATCATCACCCACATGTACGTCGAGCGCCGGCTGCGCCCGCTGAACCTGTTCCTCAAGGAGTCGCCGCCGGAACTGGTCGAGCGCGCGGTACTCGACTATGGCCTGGCGATCAAGGAACTGGCGGCCAGCAACATCTTCCCCGGCGATCTGCTGCTGAAGAACTTCGGCGTCACCCGCCACGGCCGCGCGATCTTCTACGACTACGACGAACTCTGCCTGGTCACCGAGTGTCAGTTCCGCGAGCTGCCGACCCCGCGCGACGAGGACGAGGAGATGCACCACGGCGCCTGGTACTACGTAGGCGACGACGATGTCTTCCCCGAACAGTTTACCGAGTTCCTCGGCCTGCCGCGCCGATTGCGCGAAGCCCTGATCGCACGCCACGGCGAGATCTTCACCGTCCCGTGGTGGCACGCGACCCAGGCCAAGCTCAATGCCGGGCAGTTCTTCGACATCCCGCCGTACCGCGACGAGGTGCGGTTGCGCTGA
- a CDS encoding c-type cytochrome produces MAANDVVNERLPKQGNQAGEAAYLANCAACHQPTGTGLPGAFPPLAGSDFLQKNDKTKVLSSILQGISGKLVVNGVEYNNVMPAMSHIADGDIANIVSYVYTAWGNSGPKVSAADVAAARKTLAVSTDPSQGSRHPGTKEGEMKYQAGASAVPTAGIEMVVNPDAPPISKQEFARATEIFFQRCAGCHGVLRKGATGKPLTPDITRAKGTQYLEALINYGSPAGMPNWGTSGELTKEEVNIMARFLQHDPPSPPEFGMKEMRDSWKVLVPVAERPTQKMHERNIDNFFAVTLRDSGEVALIDGDTKETVVTLKTGYAVHISRMSNSSRYVYTIGRDAKIDLIDLWMNPPAIVAEIKVGLEARSVETSKFKGYEDKYAIAGAYWPPQFVIMDGPTMEPLKIVSTRGMTVDTQEYHPEPRVAAILASHEHPEFIVNVKETGRILLVDYSDIENLSITTLNAARFLHDGGWDSTHRYFLTAANQSNKIAVVDSKERKMVNLVDAEKIPHPGRGANFMHPEFGPVWVTSALGDDQITLIGTDPEKFPQNAWKRVGVLKGQGGGSLFVKTHPKSNHLYVDTPLNPDPKISQTIAVFDVKNLAKGYQVLPIAQWAKLGPGPKRVVQPEYNAAGDEVWFSVWSGAKEESAIVVIDDKTLKLKKVIKGPGMITPTGKFNVHNTVKDVY; encoded by the coding sequence ATGGCCGCCAACGACGTCGTCAACGAACGCCTGCCCAAGCAGGGCAACCAGGCCGGCGAGGCTGCTTATCTGGCCAACTGCGCCGCCTGCCACCAGCCGACCGGCACCGGACTGCCGGGTGCCTTCCCGCCGCTGGCGGGTTCGGATTTCCTCCAGAAGAACGACAAGACCAAGGTGCTGTCCTCGATTCTGCAGGGCATCAGCGGCAAGCTGGTGGTCAATGGCGTCGAGTACAACAACGTGATGCCGGCAATGAGCCACATCGCCGATGGCGACATTGCCAACATCGTCAGCTATGTCTACACCGCCTGGGGCAACTCGGGACCGAAGGTCAGCGCAGCCGATGTCGCCGCCGCGCGCAAGACGCTTGCGGTGTCGACCGATCCGTCGCAGGGCTCGCGCCATCCGGGTACCAAGGAAGGCGAGATGAAGTACCAGGCCGGCGCCTCGGCAGTGCCTACCGCCGGCATCGAGATGGTGGTCAATCCGGATGCGCCGCCGATCAGCAAGCAGGAATTCGCGCGCGCCACCGAGATCTTCTTCCAGCGCTGCGCCGGTTGCCACGGCGTGCTGCGCAAGGGCGCCACCGGCAAGCCGCTGACCCCGGACATCACCCGCGCCAAGGGCACCCAGTACCTGGAAGCGCTGATCAACTACGGCTCCCCGGCCGGCATGCCCAACTGGGGCACCAGCGGTGAGCTGACCAAGGAAGAGGTCAACATCATGGCCCGCTTCCTGCAGCACGATCCGCCGAGCCCGCCGGAATTCGGCATGAAGGAGATGCGCGACAGCTGGAAGGTGCTGGTCCCGGTGGCCGAGCGCCCGACGCAGAAGATGCACGAGCGCAACATCGACAACTTCTTTGCGGTGACCCTGCGCGATTCCGGCGAGGTGGCCCTGATCGACGGCGACACCAAGGAAACGGTGGTCACCCTGAAGACCGGCTACGCGGTGCACATCTCGCGCATGTCCAATTCCTCGCGCTACGTCTACACCATCGGCCGCGACGCCAAGATCGATCTGATCGATCTGTGGATGAATCCGCCGGCGATCGTCGCCGAGATCAAGGTGGGCCTGGAGGCGCGCTCGGTCGAGACCAGCAAGTTCAAGGGCTATGAGGACAAGTACGCGATCGCCGGTGCCTACTGGCCGCCGCAGTTCGTGATCATGGACGGCCCGACGATGGAGCCGCTGAAGATCGTGTCCACCCGCGGCATGACCGTGGACACCCAGGAGTACCACCCGGAGCCGCGCGTGGCTGCGATCCTCGCCAGCCACGAACACCCGGAGTTCATCGTCAACGTCAAGGAAACCGGGCGCATCCTGCTGGTCGATTACTCGGACATCGAGAACCTTTCGATCACCACGCTGAACGCTGCGCGCTTCCTGCATGACGGCGGCTGGGACAGCACCCACCGCTACTTCCTGACGGCGGCCAACCAGTCGAACAAGATTGCGGTGGTGGACTCCAAGGAACGCAAGATGGTCAACCTGGTCGACGCGGAGAAGATCCCGCATCCAGGCCGCGGCGCCAATTTCATGCATCCCGAGTTCGGCCCGGTCTGGGTCACCAGCGCGCTCGGCGACGACCAGATCACGCTGATCGGCACCGATCCGGAGAAATTCCCGCAGAACGCCTGGAAACGCGTGGGCGTGCTCAAGGGACAGGGCGGTGGATCGCTGTTCGTCAAGACCCATCCGAAGAGCAACCACTTGTATGTGGACACCCCGCTGAACCCCGATCCGAAGATCAGCCAGACCATCGCGGTGTTCGACGTCAAGAATCTGGCCAAGGGCTACCAGGTGCTGCCGATCGCGCAGTGGGCCAAGCTCGGCCCGGGACCGAAGCGCGTGGTGCAGCCCGAGTACAACGCGGCTGGCGACGAGGTGTGGTTCTCGGTGTGGAGCGGCGCCAAGGAAGAGAGCGCGATCGTGGTCATCGACGACAAGACCCTGAAGCTGAAGAAGGTCATCAAGGGTCCGGGGATGATCACGCCAACCGGCAAGTTCAACGTGCACAACACCGTGAAGGACGTGTACTGA
- a CDS encoding Uma2 family endonuclease yields the protein MHSVKHEHLSEAEYLAQEAQAPMKHEYVDGQVYAMSGASIRHNRIAGNLYLLWRQKSDCRVTIADVKLRTRRAYYYPDVMLSCAGQTDESIESAPCLVAEVLSPTTEAIDRGAKLRAYREIASLQAYVLVSQDEPLIEVYRRAGELWTYEAISDGRDIALPCTARPLTLDAVYAGLAFDPPSVREPEAGYQAW from the coding sequence ATGCACAGCGTAAAGCACGAACACTTGAGCGAGGCCGAGTACCTGGCGCAGGAAGCGCAGGCACCGATGAAGCACGAGTACGTGGATGGGCAGGTGTATGCGATGTCGGGGGCGTCGATCCGGCATAACCGGATCGCCGGCAACCTCTACTTGCTGTGGCGGCAGAAGAGCGACTGCCGGGTGACGATCGCGGACGTGAAGTTGCGGACTCGCCGTGCCTACTACTACCCGGACGTGATGTTGAGCTGCGCAGGACAGACCGACGAATCGATCGAATCCGCGCCCTGCCTGGTCGCCGAGGTCCTGAGCCCCACCACCGAGGCGATCGACCGCGGTGCCAAGCTGCGCGCCTACCGAGAGATCGCCAGCCTGCAGGCCTATGTGCTGGTCTCGCAGGACGAACCGCTGATCGAGGTCTACCGCCGGGCGGGTGAGCTGTGGACCTATGAGGCGATCAGCGACGGGCGGGACATCGCGCTGCCCTGCACCGCGCGTCCCTTGACCCTGGACGCGGTGTACGCCGGGCTTGCGTTCGATCCACCTTCGGTTCGCGAGCCGGAAGCCGGGTACCAGGCCTGGTGA
- a CDS encoding MFS transporter: MSSRAGRWWPWLVAFGGLGVLCVSNGLVISGITAFDESLLGQFGWARGELKLRDLITLVGTGLAAPFAGALVDRFGPRPLLAVGSLLLSAGYLAYSQVAALWQVYLIHAGFALALVCCGVNVAVIMVSRWFHARRGLALGIVVVGTSVGGMLLTPLFSDLIAAQGWSRAFQWAALTPLALWPIAIWLARAPAGTGRDLLGETTATADPHWRRALATSAFWTLAAIAGLCFYAMLGVIASLRLHLIDLGATPQQASAGFAWLMSMALAGKFLFGLVADHVPGPRALLLNLTVMLAGCVLLARMDATGTSLATTLLGLGWGGLFTLVQLRAVDQFGLAHAGKLMGVITLVDASLGGLGAWATNALHAGADGGYAFAYWLIVALVTTAWLLSAMAARSARPAARPGRGSG, from the coding sequence GTGAGCTCGCGCGCGGGAAGGTGGTGGCCCTGGCTGGTCGCATTTGGCGGCCTGGGCGTGCTGTGCGTGTCCAATGGGCTGGTGATTTCCGGGATCACCGCTTTCGACGAATCGTTGCTGGGGCAATTCGGCTGGGCCCGCGGCGAGCTCAAGCTGCGCGATCTGATCACGCTGGTCGGCACCGGCCTCGCCGCGCCTTTCGCCGGCGCGCTGGTGGACCGCTTCGGCCCGCGGCCCCTGTTGGCGGTGGGCAGCCTGCTGCTGTCGGCCGGCTACCTGGCCTACTCGCAGGTTGCCGCGCTGTGGCAGGTGTACCTGATCCACGCCGGGTTTGCGCTGGCCCTGGTCTGCTGCGGCGTCAACGTCGCGGTGATCATGGTCTCGCGCTGGTTCCACGCGCGCCGCGGGCTGGCGCTGGGCATCGTGGTGGTCGGCACCAGCGTCGGCGGCATGTTGCTGACGCCCTTGTTCAGCGATCTGATCGCCGCGCAGGGCTGGTCCCGCGCCTTCCAGTGGGCTGCGCTCACGCCACTGGCCCTGTGGCCGATCGCCATCTGGCTGGCGCGCGCACCTGCGGGCACCGGTCGCGATCTGCTTGGTGAGACGACTGCCACGGCCGATCCGCACTGGCGGCGCGCGCTGGCCACATCGGCCTTCTGGACCCTGGCGGCCATCGCCGGACTGTGTTTCTACGCAATGCTCGGGGTGATCGCGAGCCTGCGGCTGCACCTGATCGACCTCGGCGCCACGCCGCAGCAGGCGAGCGCCGGCTTCGCCTGGCTGATGAGCATGGCGCTGGCGGGCAAGTTCCTGTTCGGCCTGGTGGCGGACCATGTCCCCGGACCGCGTGCGCTGCTGTTGAACCTGACGGTGATGCTGGCCGGCTGCGTGCTGCTGGCGCGGATGGACGCCACGGGAACCAGTCTGGCGACGACGTTGCTCGGGCTAGGCTGGGGCGGCCTGTTCACGCTGGTGCAGCTGCGCGCGGTGGACCAGTTCGGGCTGGCACATGCGGGCAAGCTGATGGGCGTGATCACCCTGGTCGACGCCAGCCTCGGCGGCCTCGGCGCCTGGGCGACCAATGCGCTGCACGCGGGCGCGGATGGCGGCTATGCCTTCGCCTACTGGCTGATCGTCGCGCTGGTGACGACGGCCTGGCTGCTCAGCGCGATGGCAGCACGGTCCGCCCGGCCGGCCGCCCGACCAGGTCGAGGAAGCGGTTGA
- a CDS encoding gamma-glutamyl-gamma-aminobutyrate hydrolase family protein (Members of this family of hydrolases with an active site Cys residue belong to MEROPS family C26.) has translation MSRLLVFQHVAAEPLGTLDPLIRARGHRIRFVNFERDPDAQPEVERYRGLVVLGGPMNVEDRQHRAHLLTELRAIERALRLGRPVFGICLGAQLLAHVLGAPVRRHVQPEIGWYQLHSTDLGRSDPVFSPLGEAHPVFQWHSYTFDLPSGAQQLARTQSCEQQAFRYGESAYGVQFHPEVDQALIERWLANAAYCRELECAGLPHDVATIREHTAAHAESLRARAEPLFNRFLDLVGRPAGRTVLPSR, from the coding sequence ATGTCCCGTCTGCTGGTCTTCCAACACGTCGCCGCCGAGCCGCTCGGAACGCTGGATCCGCTGATCCGGGCGCGCGGGCATCGCATCCGCTTCGTCAATTTCGAACGCGATCCGGATGCGCAGCCGGAGGTGGAGCGTTATCGCGGGCTGGTGGTGCTCGGCGGGCCGATGAATGTGGAAGACCGCCAGCACCGCGCGCACCTGCTGACCGAGCTGCGTGCGATCGAGCGCGCGCTGCGGCTCGGCCGTCCGGTGTTCGGCATCTGCCTCGGGGCGCAGTTGCTGGCGCATGTGCTCGGGGCGCCGGTGCGCCGGCATGTGCAGCCGGAGATCGGCTGGTACCAGCTGCATTCGACCGACCTGGGACGCAGCGACCCGGTGTTTTCACCGCTCGGCGAGGCGCATCCGGTGTTCCAGTGGCACTCCTACACCTTCGATCTGCCCTCGGGCGCGCAGCAACTCGCACGCACGCAGAGCTGCGAGCAACAGGCCTTCCGCTATGGCGAGTCGGCCTACGGGGTGCAGTTCCATCCTGAGGTCGACCAGGCGCTGATCGAGCGCTGGCTGGCCAACGCGGCCTATTGTCGCGAACTGGAATGCGCGGGTCTGCCGCACGATGTCGCCACCATCCGCGAGCACACGGCCGCCCATGCCGAGTCCCTGCGCGCGCGCGCCGAGCCACTGTTCAACCGCTTCCTCGACCTGGTCGGGCGGCCGGCCGGGCGGACCGTGCTGCCATCGCGCTGA
- a CDS encoding CoA transferase codes for MPPLAGIRILDLSRILAGPWATQLLADLGAEVWKIEKPGSGDDTRSWGPPWLGGEGGESAYFLSANRGKRSLAIDFTQPAGAELVRALARKADVLVENFKVGGLAKYGLDWPSLQALNPRLVYCSITGYGQTGPYAQRAGYDAAIQAQGGLMSLTGEPDGAPGGGPQKVGVAVADLMTGMYAASGILAALRHAQATGQGQHIDLALLDTQVGWLANQALNFLVGGAVPQRRGTAHPNIVPYQVMAAADGHFMLAVGNDGQFRKLCEIVGAAALADDPRYLTNAARVAHREALIADLDALLRAQPVAHWLRQLEAAGVPCAPVNTLNQVFADPQVQHRGMRFDLAHASGRQVPQVANPLRFSATPVEYRQAPPLLGADTADVLGEVLAIDAAELTRLRNLGAV; via the coding sequence ATGCCACCCCTCGCCGGAATCCGCATCCTCGATCTCTCGCGCATCCTCGCCGGGCCCTGGGCCACGCAATTGCTGGCGGACCTCGGCGCGGAGGTATGGAAGATCGAGAAGCCGGGCAGCGGCGACGACACGCGCAGCTGGGGCCCGCCGTGGCTGGGCGGGGAGGGTGGCGAGTCGGCGTATTTTCTGTCGGCCAACCGCGGCAAGCGCTCGCTGGCGATCGACTTCACGCAGCCGGCCGGGGCCGAACTGGTGCGCGCGCTCGCGCGCAAGGCCGATGTGCTGGTCGAGAACTTCAAGGTGGGCGGGCTGGCGAAGTACGGCCTCGACTGGCCCTCGCTGCAGGCGCTGAATCCGCGCCTCGTGTATTGCTCGATCACCGGCTACGGCCAGACCGGGCCCTACGCGCAGCGCGCTGGCTACGACGCCGCGATCCAGGCGCAGGGCGGGCTGATGAGCCTGACCGGCGAGCCGGACGGCGCGCCCGGCGGCGGGCCGCAGAAAGTCGGCGTGGCGGTCGCGGACCTGATGACCGGCATGTACGCCGCCAGCGGCATCCTCGCCGCGCTGCGGCACGCGCAGGCCACCGGACAGGGCCAGCACATCGATCTGGCCTTGCTCGACACCCAGGTCGGCTGGCTTGCCAACCAGGCGCTGAACTTCCTGGTCGGCGGCGCGGTGCCGCAGCGGCGCGGTACCGCGCATCCGAACATCGTGCCCTACCAGGTGATGGCCGCCGCCGACGGTCATTTCATGCTGGCGGTCGGCAACGATGGCCAGTTCCGCAAGTTGTGCGAGATCGTCGGCGCCGCCGCGTTGGCCGACGACCCGCGCTACCTCACCAACGCCGCGCGCGTGGCTCATCGCGAGGCGCTGATCGCCGACCTCGATGCCCTCTTGCGCGCGCAGCCGGTGGCGCATTGGCTCAGGCAACTGGAAGCCGCCGGCGTCCCCTGTGCGCCGGTCAACACGCTCAATCAGGTGTTCGCCGATCCGCAAGTCCAGCATCGCGGCATGCGTTTCGACCTGGCACATGCCAGCGGCCGGCAGGTGCCGCAAGTCGCCAATCCTCTGCGCTTCTCGGCCACGCCGGTCGAGTACCGGCAGGCGCCGCCGCTGCTGGGGGCGGACACCGCCGACGTGCTCGGTGAAGTGCTCGCGATCGACGCCGCGGAACTGACGCGCCTGCGCAACCTCGGGGCTGTCTGA
- a CDS encoding sterol desaturase family protein, translating into MGSWLLAHEGPLRLGIFLGLFALLAALQAWRPLRGVRAPWRRFGRHLWLALLGSALVRLAFPVVAVATAAWAQARGIGLLQVVALPAWAQIVAGVVLLDLAIYWQHRVFHRVPLLWRLHRMHHSDTEFEVSTAIRFHPLEIALSMLIKIGVVAAIGVPAVGVLLFEILLNATALFSHADLRLPPALDRAVRSVLVTPDMHRIHHSVVQAETNSNYGFCLSLWDRMFASYRARATGDDRLMPIGIERFRDAREQSWWQLLGQPFR; encoded by the coding sequence ATGGGCAGCTGGCTGCTCGCGCACGAAGGCCCGCTGCGCCTCGGCATCTTCCTCGGGCTGTTCGCCCTGCTGGCCGCATTGCAGGCCTGGCGCCCGCTGCGCGGGGTACGCGCGCCGTGGCGCCGCTTTGGGCGACACCTGTGGCTGGCGCTGTTGGGCTCCGCGCTGGTGCGCCTGGCCTTTCCGGTGGTTGCCGTGGCAACAGCCGCCTGGGCACAGGCGCGCGGCATCGGGCTGCTGCAGGTGGTGGCGCTGCCGGCTTGGGCGCAGATCGTCGCCGGGGTGGTCCTGCTGGACCTGGCGATCTACTGGCAGCACCGCGTGTTCCACCGGGTGCCGCTGCTGTGGCGGCTGCACCGCATGCACCACAGCGACACCGAGTTCGAGGTGTCCACGGCGATCCGCTTCCATCCGCTGGAGATCGCGCTGTCCATGCTGATCAAGATCGGCGTGGTCGCGGCGATCGGGGTGCCGGCGGTGGGCGTGCTGCTGTTCGAGATCCTGCTCAACGCCACGGCGCTGTTCAGCCACGCCGACCTGCGCCTGCCGCCCGCCCTGGACCGCGCCGTGCGCAGCGTGCTGGTCACCCCGGACATGCACCGTATCCACCATTCCGTCGTGCAGGCCGAGACCAACAGCAACTATGGCTTCTGCCTCTCGCTGTGGGACCGGATGTTCGCCAGCTACCGCGCCCGCGCGACTGGCGACGACCGCCTGATGCCGATCGGCATCGAACGCTTCCGCGACGCCCGCGAGCAATCCTGGTGGCAGTTGCTGGGTCAGCCCTTCCGCTGA
- a CDS encoding fumarylacetoacetate hydrolase family protein — MYVFAAPPTPSVPIAGRAERFPVHRIYCIGRNYAEHAKEMGAVPEKGTPVFFMKPADAVVTDGRDPRFPPATSNLHFEVEMVAALHSGGRDIAVADALTHVYGYAVGVDLTRRDLQAAAKAKGNPWDTAKGFDDSAPVSPLVPADGRHPVAVRLRLAVNGDPKQDTSVADMLWPLPEIIAELSKLYELQAGDLIFTGTPAGVGPLQPSDRVQCSLDGWATLEFGFSA, encoded by the coding sequence ATGTACGTCTTCGCCGCCCCACCCACTCCCTCCGTCCCCATCGCCGGCCGCGCCGAGCGCTTTCCGGTGCACCGGATCTACTGCATCGGGCGCAACTATGCCGAGCATGCGAAGGAGATGGGGGCGGTACCGGAGAAGGGCACGCCGGTGTTCTTCATGAAGCCGGCCGATGCGGTGGTGACCGACGGGCGCGATCCGCGCTTTCCGCCGGCCACCTCGAACCTGCACTTCGAGGTGGAAATGGTCGCAGCGCTGCACAGCGGTGGGCGCGACATCGCAGTGGCCGATGCGCTGACGCATGTGTACGGCTACGCGGTGGGCGTCGACCTGACCCGGCGCGACCTGCAGGCCGCGGCCAAAGCCAAGGGCAATCCCTGGGATACCGCCAAGGGCTTCGACGACAGCGCGCCGGTGTCGCCGCTGGTCCCGGCTGATGGGCGCCACCCGGTGGCCGTGCGCCTGCGCCTCGCCGTGAATGGTGACCCGAAGCAGGACACCAGCGTCGCCGACATGCTGTGGCCGCTGCCGGAGATCATTGCCGAACTGTCGAAACTGTATGAACTGCAGGCCGGCGACCTGATCTTCACCGGCACACCGGCCGGCGTGGGCCCGCTGCAGCCGAGCGACCGTGTCCAGTGCAGTTTGGATGGCTGGGCCACACTGGAGTTCGGGTTCAGCGCCTGA
- a CDS encoding PilT/PilU family type 4a pilus ATPase, translating into MDIGYFLKLMTEKNASDMFLTTGAPVNIKVEGKLYPLGNTGLPSGMVKKIAYSLMDEGQVPAFERDLELNLAIAVKDAGRFRINVFKQRGEIGMVIRAIKSEIPSFEQLKLPPILKDLIVEPRGLILMVGATGSGKSSTLASMLDYRNSTTAGHILTIEDPIEFLHKHKKSIVNQREVGLDTRTYHNALKNAMREAPDVIMIGEILDTETMEAAIAFSETGHLCLSTLHSNNADQTMERILNFFPESAHKNVLMNLSLNLKAIVSQRLVIGKDGRRLPAVEILLNTPLIRDMIRRGQVHELKEAMDRSLAEGMQTFDQALFRLYKEGKIELEEALRKADSRDGLALKIRLSEGGSSDNPDPYFDHSQF; encoded by the coding sequence ATGGATATCGGCTACTTCCTGAAGTTGATGACCGAGAAGAACGCGTCGGACATGTTCCTGACGACAGGCGCGCCGGTGAACATCAAGGTGGAAGGCAAGCTGTACCCGCTCGGTAACACCGGTCTGCCCAGCGGCATGGTGAAGAAGATCGCCTACTCACTGATGGATGAGGGCCAGGTGCCGGCCTTCGAGCGCGACCTGGAGCTGAACCTCGCGATCGCGGTGAAGGACGCTGGCCGCTTCCGCATCAACGTGTTCAAGCAGCGCGGCGAGATCGGCATGGTGATCCGCGCGATCAAGAGCGAGATCCCGAGCTTTGAGCAGCTCAAGCTGCCACCGATCCTGAAGGACCTGATCGTCGAGCCGCGCGGCCTGATCCTGATGGTCGGCGCCACCGGTTCGGGCAAGTCGTCCACGCTCGCCTCGATGCTGGACTACCGCAACAGCACCACTGCCGGGCACATCCTGACCATCGAGGACCCGATCGAATTCCTGCACAAGCACAAGAAGTCGATCGTCAACCAGCGCGAAGTGGGTCTGGACACGCGGACGTACCACAACGCGCTCAAGAACGCGATGCGCGAGGCGCCGGACGTGATCATGATCGGCGAGATCCTCGACACCGAGACCATGGAGGCGGCGATCGCCTTCTCCGAGACCGGTCACCTGTGCCTGTCGACGCTGCACTCCAACAACGCCGACCAGACGATGGAGCGCATCCTCAACTTCTTCCCGGAAAGCGCGCACAAGAACGTGCTGATGAACCTGTCGCTGAACCTCAAGGCGATCGTGTCACAGCGCCTGGTGATCGGCAAGGACGGCCGTCGCCTGCCGGCGGTGGAGATCCTGCTGAACACCCCGCTGATCCGCGACATGATCCGCCGCGGCCAGGTGCACGAGCTCAAGGAGGCGATGGACCGCTCGCTCGCCGAGGGCATGCAGACCTTCGACCAGGCCCTGTTCCGGCTGTACAAGGAAGGCAAGATCGAACTGGAAGAAGCCCTGCGCAAAGCGGATTCCCGCGACGGCCTGGCGCTCAAGATCCGCCTCTCCGAAGGCGGCAGCAGCGACAACCCGGATCCGTATTTCGATCATTCGCAGTTCTGA
- a CDS encoding DUF4398 domain-containing protein, which produces MRRLALLLLAALLGACASAPVPTLELDRARDALARAEKAGAADYAPVDYKMAREGVDGGRALIETRDHSIARLTLQKAEVRAELATVKSTAARLRTEVQQKETDNANLRRELLGEGQVP; this is translated from the coding sequence ATGCGCCGCCTCGCGCTCCTCCTGCTGGCCGCGCTGCTGGGTGCATGCGCCAGCGCGCCGGTACCCACCCTGGAGCTGGACCGCGCACGCGATGCGCTGGCGCGAGCCGAGAAGGCGGGTGCCGCCGACTATGCGCCAGTGGATTACAAGATGGCGCGCGAGGGCGTGGACGGCGGGCGAGCGTTGATCGAGACGCGCGACCACAGCATCGCGCGCCTCACGCTGCAGAAAGCCGAGGTGCGCGCCGAGCTGGCGACAGTGAAGAGTACCGCGGCGCGTCTGCGCACCGAGGTGCAGCAGAAGGAAACCGACAACGCCAACTTGCGCCGCGAGCTGCTCGGCGAAGGGCAGGTGCCGTGA